The following are encoded together in the Drosophila biarmipes strain raj3 chromosome 3L, RU_DBia_V1.1, whole genome shotgun sequence genome:
- the LOC108030876 gene encoding isoleucine--tRNA ligase, cytoplasmic — MAKKLERSDVCRVPENINFPAEEENVLQQWRAENIFEKCSQLSKGKPKYTFYDGPPFATGLPHYGHILAGTIKDIVTRYAYQQGYHVDRRFGWDCHGLPVEFEIDKLLNIRGPEDVAKMGIAAYNAECRKIVMRYADEWENVVTRVGRWIDFKNDYKTLYPWYMESIWWIFKQLFDKGLVYQGVKVMPYSTACTTSLSNFEANQNYKEVVDPCVVIALEAVSLPNTFFLVWTTTPWTLPSNFACCAHPTMTYVKVRDVKSDRLFVLAESRLSYVYKTEAEYEVKDKFAGKTLKDLHYKPLFPYFAKRGAEVKAFRVLVDEYVTEDSGTGIVHNAPYFGEDDYRVCLAAGLITKSSEVLCPVDEAGRFTKEASDFEGQYVKDADKQIMAALKARGNLVSSGQVKHSYPFCWRSDTPLIYKAVPSWFVRVEHMSKNLLDCSSQTYWVPDFVKEKRFGNWLREARDWAISRNRYWGTPIPIWRSPNGDETVVIGSIKQLAELSGVQIEDLHRESIDHIEIPSAVPGNPPLRRIAPVFDCWFESGSMPFAQQHFPFENEKDFMNNFPADFIAEGIDQTRGWFYTLLVISTALFNKAPFKNLIASGLVLAADGQKMSKRKKNYPDPMEVVHKYGADALRLYLINSPVVRAESLRFKEEGVRDIIKDVFLPWYNAYRFLLQNIVRYEKEDLAGKGQYTYERERHLKNMDKASVIDVWILSFKESLLEFFATEMKKYRLYTVVPRLTKFIDQLTNWYVRLNRRRIKGELGAEQCIQSLDTLYDVLYTMVKMMAPFTPYLTEYIFQRLALFQPPGSLEHADSVHYQMMPVSQSKFIRSDIERSVALMQSVVELGRVMRDRRTLPVKYPVSEIIVIHKDPETLEAIKSLQDFILSELNVRKLTLSSDKEKYGVSLRAEPDHKALGQRLKGNFKSVMAAIKALKDDEIQRHVSQGFFSILDQRIELEEVRVIYCTSGQVGGNFEAHSDNEVLVLLDMTPNEELLEEGLAREVINRVQKLKKKAQLIPTDTVLIFHELVADQKAKKEILEAQVQLTKVLASYASMIKTAVKSEFAPYSSEKAAKKLLIASELVDLKGVPLKLTICSTEELQLPSLPWLNVFLAEDLNPRFGSSNKGSLFLQNNVSKEIISLPTLRSELEQLFGLYGVNFNIYIVDQQNKISELKSIDKNLSGKLLVLARSQDALKQSGGYEISPAPYSKFLNQPSGNAIFTENPLGRILC, encoded by the exons AGGAGGAGAACGTACTGCAGCAGTGGCGTGCCGAAAATATCTTCGAGAAGTGCAGCCAGCTGTCGAAGGGAAAGCCCAA GTACACTTTCTACGATGGACCGCCCTTTGCCACCGGGCTGCCCCACTACGGACACATCCTGGCCGGCACCATCAAGGACATCGTCACGCGGTACGCCTACCAGCAGGGATACCATGTGGACCGCCGCTTCGGCTGGGATTGCCACGGGCTGCCCGTGGAGTTCGAGATCGACAAGTTGCTGAACATCCGGGGTCCCGAGGACGTGGCCAAGATGGGAATTGCCGCCTACAACGCCGAGTGCCGGAAGATCGTCATGAGGTACGCAGATGAGTGGGAGAACGTGGTGACGCGCGTGGGTCGCTGGATCGACTTCAAGAACGACTACAAGACCCTGTACCCTTGGTACATGGAGTCCATTTGGTGGATTTTCAAACAACTGTTCGACAAGGGTCTGGTCTACCAGGGCGTGAAGGTGATGCCCTACTCCACGGCCTGCACAACGTCGTTGTCCAACTTTGAGGCCAACCAGAACTATAAGGAGGTCGTGGACCCTTGTGTGGTAATAGCCCTGGAGGCCGTTTCGCTGCCCAATACCTTCTTTCTGGTGTGGACCACCACGCCGTGGACTCTGCCTTCCAACTTTGCATGCTGCGCCCATCCGACGATGACCTACGTGAAGGTGCGCGACGTGAAAAGCGACCGACTCTTCGTTCTCGCCGAATCGCGTCTCTCTTACGTCTATAAAACGGAGGCGGAGTATGAGGTAAAGGACAAGTTTGCAGGAAAAACCTTAAAGGATCTGCACTATAAGCCGCTGTTCCCGTACTTTGCAAAGCGCGGAGCAGAAGTCAAAGCTTTCCGCGTCCTGGTCGACGAGTACGTCACCGAGGATTCAGGAACGGGTATCGTGCACAATGCCCCCTACTTCGGCGAGGACGATTATCGAGTATGCCTTGCGGCGGGACTCATCACAAAGTCCAGCGAGGTGCTCTGCCCAGTAGACGAGGCTGGACGGTTCACCAAGGAGGCCAGCGACTTTGAGGGTCAGTACGTGAAGGACGCGGACAAGCAAATCATGGCAGCGTTGAAGGCACGGGGCAACTTGGTTTCCAGTGGCCAGGTGAAGCATAGCTATCCATTTTGCTGGCGGTCAGACACACCGTTGATATATAAGGCTGTTCCTTCTTGGTTTGTGCGTGTTGAGCACATGTCTAAAAATCTGCTTGACTGCAGTTCCCAAACGTACTGGGTTCCCGACTTCGTAAAGGAAAAACGTTTTGGCAACTGGCTTAGGGAGGCCAGAGATTGGGCT ATCTCCCGCAATCGCTACTGGGGTACGCCGATTCCTATCTGGCGGTCTCCCAATGGGGATGAAACCGTAGTTATTGGTAGCATCAAGCAATTGGCAGAGCTGTCCGGCGTGCAGATTGAGGACCTGCACCGTGAAAGCATTGATCACATTGAGATACCATCAGCAGTTCCCGGAAACCCACCACTGCGTCGCATAGCTCCTGTTTTCGACTGTTGGTTTGAATCTGGTTCAATGCCCTTCGCACAACAGCACTTTCCGTTCGAGAACGAGAAGGACTTCATGAACAATTTTCCAGCCGACTTCATAGCAGAGGGCATAGATCAGACCCGCGGCTGGTTCTACACGCTCCTTGTGATTTCTACGGCACTGTTTAACAAGGCACCGTTTAAGAACCTCATTGCTAGTGGATTGGTGTTGGCCGCTGATGGCCAAAAGATGTCGAAGCGCAAGAAGAACTATCCCGATCCCATGGAGGTGGTTCATAAATATGGAGCCGATGCCCTCCGATTATACCTTATCAATTCGCCCGTGGTGAGGGCCGAAAGTCTGCGCTTTAAGGAAGAGGGCGTACGCGACATCATCAAGGATGTATTTTTGCCCTGGTACAATGCTTACCGGTTCTTACTGCAAAACATCGTGCGCTATGAGAAGGAGGACTTGGCCGGAAAAGGACAATACACTTACGAGCGTGAACGCCATTTGAAGAATATGGATAAGGCATCAGTTATTGATGTGTGGATTTTGTCCTTTAAGGAGTCTTTGCTGGAGTTCTTCGCCACCGAGATGAAAAAGTATCGCCTTTACACCGTCGTACCCAGGCTGACAAAGTTTATTGATCAACTAACCAACTG GTATGTGCGTCTTAACCGCCGTCGCATTAAGGGTGAATTGGGAGCGGAGCAATGCATCCAATCACTGGACACCCTTTACGATGTTCTATACACAATGGTCAAGATGATGGCTCCCTTCACGCCCTATCTTACGGAATACATATTCCAGAGGTTGGCTTTGTTCCAGCCACCGGGATCCCTGGAGCATGCTGACTCTGTTCACTATCAGATGATGCCCGTCAGTCAGAGCAAGTTTATCAGAAGCGATATTGAACGCTCTGTTGCTTTGATGCAATCTGTCGTTGAGCTTGGTCGTGTAATGCGGGATCGAAGAACCTTGCCTGTTAAGTATCCAGTTTCGGAGATCATTGTTATTCACAAGGACCCAGAAACGCTGGAAGCTATTAAAAGTTTGCAGGACTTTATACTAAGCGAACTTAATGTTCGCAAACTTACGCTGAGCTCCGATAAGGAAAAGTATGGTGTCTCATTGAGAGCAGAGCCTGATCACAAG GCTTTGGGACAGCGGCTTAAGGGCAATTTCAAGTCGGTTATGGCCGCAATTAAGGCTCTAAAGGATGATGAAATTCAGAGGCATGTTTCGCAGGGATTCTTCAGCATCCTTGATCAAAGAATAGAACTCGAAGAAGTTCGCGTAATTTACTGCACCTCTGGGCAAGTGGGAGGTAACTTTGAAGCCCACAGTGACAATGAAGTTTTGGTGCTGTTGGACATGACACCAAACGAAGAGTTGCTTGAAGAAGGCTTGGCTCGTGAGGTTATTAACCGAGTCCAGAAATTGAAGAAGAAGGCTCAACTTATACCGACTGATACAGTTCTTATTTTCCACGAACTTGTTGCCGACCAAAAAGCTAAGAAAGAAATCCTTGAGGCTCAGGTTCAGCTTACAAAAGTTCTGGCTAGCTATGCAAGTATGATCAAGACGGCTGTTAAGTCCGAGTTTGCTCCATATTCATCTGAGAAGGCAGCCAAGAAACTGTTAATTGCTAGCGAACTTGTCGATCTCAAAGGAGTTCCTTTAAAGTTGACCATTTGTTCCACTGAGGAACTACAGCTCCCTAGTCTGCCTTggttaaatgtatttttggcCGAGGACCTTAATCCGCGATTTGGAAGCAGCAATAAAGGGTCTCTGTTTCTGCAGAACAATGTTAGCAAGGAGATTATCTCACTGCCTACCCTTCGCAGCGAGTTAGAGCAGTTGTTTGGTCTATATGGAGTCAACTTTAATATCTATATTGTAGACCAGCAAAATAAGATTAGCGAACTAAAGTCCATCGACAAGAACCTCAGTGGAAAATTGTTGGTTTTAGCTCGTAGCCAGGACGCACTAAAACAGTCAGGGGGCTACGAAATATCCCCGGCTCCTTATTCTAAATTTTTGAACCAGCCTTCAGGAAATGCTATCTTTACGGAGAACCCGTTGGGACGCATCTTATGTTAA